Sequence from the uncultured Draconibacterium sp. genome:
TCGGCTCCGTCGCTTTCGCGAACTACACTACAAATATGATTATTTTTATCCAGTATTTGTTTCTTAATTCCCAACCTGTCGTTTTGTGTGCCCTCTTTTACAAAATTCACTTCAAATTCGATGAGTTCATATGCCTCGTGGAAATCAAAATTGTAGCTGTCGATAATACGTTCCAGGTAACGTCCGCTGTTAAAATGTTGGTTAACGTCAATCTCGTTAAAAAGTACGGGGGTAAAAAGCACTTCATCATCTGATTTAACCGGTTTTACTTTTCCTGCATTCATTTCCAAAACGCGTTCGTCGTGTATTGGAATGGAGCCGAGTTCCAGTTTTACAATTCGTTTGGTTTCCTGGTTCAGCACCAGCCAGCTGGTTGTAGCCTGAATAATACTTTCGCCGTTGGCATCAATAAAATGGATATCGCGAAGTGCCAGCAGGCCATCGATTCCGGCAGGCCAGGTTTCCACCGTAAATTTTTCTCCCCATTCGGGGCGGCGTTTTATTTTAACCAGCAATCGTGATAACACCCAAAATTGTTTTTCCTTTTGAAGATTGTCGAACCCGAAACCTAATTTTTCGGCATGTTCCCAGGCAATGTCCTGAATTTGCCAAAAAAGGAAGGAAGTAGAAAGTTGCCCAAAACGGCTAACAAAATATGATTTTGTAGATAATTCCTGTTTGTGTTTCATGTTAAAACGAATTGGAGCTCGAAGTGCGAAGTTGAAGTTCAATTGCAAAACGGCCCGGTATTAATTTTTTCAAAAGAAATAGTCTTTCATCTTCGTGCTTCCGACTTCCGACTTCGTTCTTTTTGTAAACTTTTTCGCAAATTTATTGTTCGGTTTTTGAAAATCAACAACAAATGTTCAATTTTGCGGCAAATTAAAAAGTTTTATGGGAAAAATAATAATTAAAACTCCGGAGCAGATCGAAGGCATCAGGCAAAGTGCAAAACTGGCAGCAAAAACGCTTGATTTTGCTGAGCAGTTTGTAAAAGAAGGAGTAAACACAGAATTTATCGATGATAAAGTGGAGGAATTTATTCGTTCCCATGGAGCTGTTCCTGCGACTAAAGGATATAACGGTTATCCTAAATCAAGTTGTATTTCGTTAAATAACGTGATTTGCCATGGTATTCCTTCAAAACAAACCGTATTAAAAGAAGGGGATATTTTGAATATAGATGTCACCACCATTTTAAATGGCTACTATGGCGACACATCGCGTATGTTTACGGTGGGAGATGTAAGTAAGGAGGCTGAAGATTTGATTGACATTACCGGCCACTGTCTCGACCTCGGAATTGAGCAGGTAA
This genomic interval carries:
- the map gene encoding type I methionyl aminopeptidase, whose product is MGKIIIKTPEQIEGIRQSAKLAAKTLDFAEQFVKEGVNTEFIDDKVEEFIRSHGAVPATKGYNGYPKSSCISLNNVICHGIPSKQTVLKEGDILNIDVTTILNGYYGDTSRMFTVGDVSKEAEDLIDITGHCLDLGIEQVKPGNRFGNIGFVIQRYAKAQGYSVVYEFCGHGVGVDFHEEPQVDHASRRNTGPEMKPGMIFTIEPMINQGKPKAVIDKNDGWTARTIDSKLSAQFEHTILVTPTGCEVLTDIHGDYPIT
- a CDS encoding acyl-ACP thioesterase domain-containing protein; protein product: MKHKQELSTKSYFVSRFGQLSTSFLFWQIQDIAWEHAEKLGFGFDNLQKEKQFWVLSRLLVKIKRRPEWGEKFTVETWPAGIDGLLALRDIHFIDANGESIIQATTSWLVLNQETKRIVKLELGSIPIHDERVLEMNAGKVKPVKSDDEVLFTPVLFNEIDVNQHFNSGRYLERIIDSYNFDFHEAYELIEFEVNFVKEGTQNDRLGIKKQILDKNNHICSVVRESDGADLIRARLVWSPRKQAF